A single Paraburkholderia sp. D15 DNA region contains:
- the bcsB gene encoding cellulose biosynthesis cyclic di-GMP-binding regulatory protein BcsB: protein MRNRMAKAHNERSHDERDGNEAAARPDALHGRRHEAVRDALHGATRGETRGFSGSVGSRRLMRGLACWLALQTALAAPLASAAETIAAAAGGATQAGQIAQMPAGAQSAAGAAALPAATGVGSVPPPSPAVPYDPNTLAQAALATPTPALAASSVKALGIKTPTTAEPGTLVPGGRRQTLNFADLGALDPLQLRGTDGQNGVAFSVRNDEVVTGAILHLVYSYSPALLPNLSQLKVLVNGEVAATLPVPHEQSGMLVARDVSIDPRFITEFNHLNVQLIGHYTTRCEDPANSSLWATVSNASSLDLTYASLASKADLAALPQPFFDRRDVRRLELPFVFPQKPGAATLEAGGIVASWFGALAGYRGAVFPAQLDNAPLSGNAVVFATSDQRPAGVDIPPISGPTIAVVDRVAPARGRLLLVLGRTEAELKTAAKALGIGQNTLTGASATITQLNELAPRAPYDAPNWLPTNRPVRFGELADARDLTVSGYDADAVRVNLRVPPDLFMWHTKGAPIDLRYRYTVRPHVDRSSLNVSMNSGFVQSLPIPAESASVFDLSHYFARVLPDKTAEARRTVYIPPLLLTPRSQVRLHFYYDIPDTGECHGRLLDNVVGAIDPNSTIDLSSFPHYMALPDLAAFANSGFPFTRMADLSETAVILPNDADSSDYSLYLLTMGRMGASTGYPVNGVSVDTADNVDKFADKDLLIFGAPGKQPLLQRWAKSMPFSSDGDSRTFQLSDIVFKLEDWWHGERGVERTPARADLTLVSSNGDALLTGFESPLKKNRSAVALVSAAGQSDADLSAALLDADVLPEIQGAMAVIHGRSVTITSNGDAYYVGHLSPQEYLRWALSSHPLLLMLGGVLAALIIAGLFYRTLRAIAARRLKD, encoded by the coding sequence ATGCGTAACCGGATGGCGAAGGCACACAACGAACGCTCGCACGACGAGCGCGACGGCAACGAGGCAGCAGCGCGACCGGACGCGCTTCATGGCAGACGTCATGAAGCGGTGCGTGACGCGCTTCATGGCGCGACGCGCGGCGAGACCCGCGGTTTTTCCGGCAGCGTCGGCTCGCGGCGTCTGATGCGCGGGCTCGCCTGCTGGCTCGCGCTGCAGACCGCATTGGCGGCGCCGCTCGCATCGGCGGCGGAAACCATCGCGGCGGCGGCCGGCGGCGCGACGCAAGCCGGCCAGATCGCGCAGATGCCGGCCGGCGCGCAGTCCGCGGCCGGCGCGGCGGCCCTGCCCGCCGCCACCGGCGTCGGCAGCGTGCCGCCGCCGAGCCCCGCCGTGCCCTACGATCCGAACACGCTCGCGCAAGCCGCCCTCGCCACGCCGACGCCCGCGCTCGCCGCGTCGTCGGTGAAGGCGCTGGGCATCAAGACGCCGACCACCGCCGAGCCGGGCACGCTGGTGCCGGGCGGCCGCCGTCAGACGCTGAACTTCGCCGATCTCGGCGCGCTCGATCCGCTGCAATTGCGCGGCACCGACGGCCAGAACGGCGTCGCGTTCTCGGTGCGCAACGACGAAGTGGTGACCGGCGCGATCCTGCATCTGGTGTACAGCTATTCGCCCGCGCTGCTGCCGAATCTCTCGCAACTGAAAGTGCTGGTGAACGGCGAAGTGGCCGCCACCCTGCCCGTGCCGCACGAACAGTCCGGCATGCTGGTGGCGCGCGACGTGTCGATCGATCCGCGCTTCATCACCGAGTTCAACCACCTGAACGTGCAGTTGATCGGCCACTACACGACGCGCTGCGAAGACCCGGCCAACTCGTCGCTGTGGGCCACCGTCAGCAATGCGAGTTCGCTCGACCTGACCTACGCGTCGCTCGCCAGCAAGGCGGATCTGGCCGCGCTGCCGCAGCCGTTCTTCGACCGCCGCGACGTGCGCCGTCTCGAACTGCCGTTCGTGTTCCCGCAGAAACCGGGCGCCGCGACCCTCGAAGCGGGCGGCATCGTCGCGTCGTGGTTCGGCGCGCTCGCCGGCTATCGCGGCGCGGTGTTCCCCGCGCAACTGGACAACGCGCCGCTGTCGGGCAACGCGGTGGTGTTCGCCACCTCGGACCAGCGCCCGGCCGGCGTCGACATTCCGCCCATCTCCGGGCCGACCATCGCCGTGGTGGATCGCGTCGCGCCCGCGCGCGGCCGCCTGCTGCTCGTGCTCGGGCGTACCGAAGCCGAACTGAAGACCGCCGCGAAGGCGCTCGGCATCGGCCAGAACACGCTGACGGGGGCGAGCGCCACCATCACGCAGTTGAACGAACTCGCGCCGCGCGCGCCGTACGACGCGCCGAACTGGCTGCCGACCAACCGTCCGGTGCGCTTCGGCGAACTCGCGGACGCGCGCGACCTGACCGTCTCCGGCTACGACGCCGACGCGGTGCGCGTGAATCTGCGCGTGCCGCCCGATCTGTTCATGTGGCACACCAAGGGCGCGCCGATCGATCTGCGTTACCGCTACACGGTGCGGCCGCACGTCGACCGTTCGTCGCTGAACGTGAGCATGAACAGCGGCTTCGTGCAGTCGCTGCCGATTCCGGCCGAGTCGGCCTCGGTGTTCGATCTGAGCCATTACTTCGCACGCGTGCTGCCGGACAAGACCGCCGAGGCCCGCCGCACCGTCTACATTCCGCCGCTGCTGCTCACGCCGCGCTCGCAGGTGCGTCTGCACTTCTACTACGACATTCCCGACACCGGCGAATGCCACGGCCGCCTGCTCGACAACGTGGTCGGCGCGATCGATCCGAACTCGACCATCGACCTGTCGTCGTTCCCGCACTACATGGCGCTGCCGGATCTGGCCGCGTTCGCCAACAGCGGCTTCCCGTTCACGCGCATGGCGGACCTCTCCGAGACCGCGGTGATCCTGCCGAACGACGCCGATTCGAGCGACTACAGCCTGTATCTGCTGACCATGGGGCGGATGGGCGCCTCGACCGGCTACCCGGTGAACGGCGTGAGCGTCGATACGGCCGATAACGTCGACAAGTTCGCCGACAAGGATCTGCTGATCTTCGGCGCGCCGGGCAAACAGCCGCTGCTGCAACGCTGGGCCAAGTCGATGCCGTTCTCCAGCGACGGCGATTCGCGCACCTTCCAGCTCTCCGACATCGTCTTCAAGCTGGAGGACTGGTGGCACGGCGAACGCGGCGTCGAGCGCACGCCCGCACGCGCCGACCTGACGCTCGTCAGTTCGAACGGCGACGCGCTGCTGACCGGCTTCGAATCGCCGCTGAAGAAGAACCGCAGCGCGGTCGCGCTGGTGAGCGCGGCCGGCCAGTCCGACGCCGATCTCTCCGCCGCCCTGCTCGACGCCGACGTGCTGCCGGAAATTCAAGGCGCGATGGCCGTGATCCACGGCCGCAGCGTGACCATCACGTCGAACGGCGACGCGTACTATGTCGGCCATTTGTCGCCGCAGGAGTATCTGCGCTGGGCGCTGTCGTCGCATCCGCTGCTGTTGATGCTGGGCGGCGTGCTCGCCGCGCTGATCATCGCGGGTCTGTTCTACCGGACGCTGCGCGCGATCGCCGCGCGTCGCCTGAAGGACTGA
- the bcsZ gene encoding cellulose synthase complex periplasmic endoglucanase BcsZ, giving the protein MRFRISRKTCLALTLGLAASASFANIVKVAQTSAGPAACGDWTGYRTFVERFVQADGRVIDYSTPTQQTTSEGQSYGMFFALVANDRPTFDRLLAWTRTNLAGNQFDAQNMRLPSWQWGRKADGSYGVLDPNSASDSDLWIAYDLLQAGRLWKEPSYTQLGQALATQIAREEMTTLPGVGPMLLPGPQGFKTGGVTRLNPSYLPLPVIRALSHEQPNGPWGKLADSALKLIKTTAPQGFAPDWAAWQNGQFVVDPKNGDTGSYDAIRVYLWAGLTSAADPLAKPWLAALGGMRTKVAQTGIPPEKVSSTSGTASGEGPLSYWGALAPYFKALGDERGLGLARTHLAALDASVPGREPVYYDRVLGLFGTGFIDGRYRFDEAGRLVPAWRNACD; this is encoded by the coding sequence ATGCGGTTTCGAATCAGCAGGAAAACCTGTCTCGCGCTGACGCTCGGCCTCGCCGCGTCGGCGAGCTTCGCCAACATCGTGAAGGTCGCGCAAACCTCTGCCGGACCGGCCGCCTGTGGCGACTGGACCGGCTACCGGACGTTCGTCGAGCGTTTCGTGCAGGCTGACGGCCGCGTGATCGACTACTCGACGCCGACCCAGCAGACCACGTCCGAAGGCCAGTCGTACGGAATGTTCTTCGCGCTGGTCGCGAACGACCGCCCGACCTTCGACCGGCTGCTCGCGTGGACCCGCACCAACCTCGCGGGCAACCAGTTCGACGCGCAGAACATGCGCCTGCCGTCATGGCAATGGGGCCGGAAAGCGGACGGCTCGTACGGCGTGCTCGATCCGAATTCGGCGTCCGACTCCGACCTGTGGATCGCCTACGACCTGCTGCAGGCCGGCCGTCTGTGGAAAGAGCCCAGCTACACGCAACTTGGCCAGGCGCTCGCCACGCAGATCGCGCGCGAGGAAATGACCACGCTGCCGGGCGTCGGCCCGATGCTGCTGCCCGGACCGCAAGGCTTCAAGACCGGCGGCGTGACGCGGCTCAATCCGAGCTATCTACCGCTGCCGGTGATCCGCGCGCTTTCGCACGAGCAGCCGAACGGTCCGTGGGGCAAGCTCGCCGACAGCGCGCTCAAGCTGATCAAGACGACCGCGCCGCAAGGCTTCGCGCCCGACTGGGCGGCGTGGCAGAACGGCCAGTTCGTGGTCGATCCGAAAAACGGCGACACCGGCAGCTACGACGCGATCCGCGTCTATCTGTGGGCCGGCCTGACCTCCGCCGCCGATCCGCTCGCCAAACCGTGGCTCGCGGCACTCGGCGGCATGCGCACGAAGGTCGCGCAAACCGGCATTCCGCCGGAGAAAGTCTCGTCGACCAGCGGCACCGCCAGCGGCGAAGGTCCGCTCAGCTACTGGGGCGCGCTCGCGCCGTACTTCAAGGCGCTCGGCGACGAGCGCGGACTCGGCCTCGCGCGCACGCATCTCGCGGCGCTCGACGCCAGCGTGCCCGGCCGCGAGCCGGTTTACTACGATCGTGTGCTGGGCTTGTTCGGCACGGGGTTTATCGACGGCCGCTACCGCTTCGACGAAGCCGGCCGTCTCGTGCCTGCCTGGAGAAACGCATGCGACTGA
- a CDS encoding cellulose synthase subunit BcsC-related outer membrane protein, translating into MRLSALALSLRYALSVTAVCYVAMAAPDALAQAPKDPLSVLIDQGKYWQSHQRGDLAEQAWLKVLRLDPKQPDALYGMGMVLADRKDGAGAQQYLARLKAVAPSYPNLDELGRRLGESSLRDQTVNDARRLAQSGQSASAVQEYQRALAGKPATPELQLEYYQALSATPQGWDQARRGLEQLARDNPDDPRYALAYAQHLTYRDVTRRDGIARLQKLATDNTVGASAKKSWRQALLWLDARPSDSALYESYLQSAGDDAAVKARFDSMVQQDKAARERAQENAATDARGRTIADGFAALDKDDVATARAKFSAVLATSPNDADALGGMGVAALKQEHFAEARNYLERASRSGNPARWKTALDSATYWTYTSDAIGARSNGEFAKAKSLFERAIAMNPSDVTAQVLLGEMLLANGDPSGAEQAYRMALRRQADNPDAVRGLVGALAAQGRGDEALQFANQLNAEQQTKAGGINRLRGEAQAAQARAAEARGDLGSARSLFEDALLNTPDDPWLRLDLARIYVRQGAVANARSMMDGLLAAHPDMTDALYASALLSAETQDWSAGLAQLERIPAAQRTDAMTTLQHRLWVHQQADLATRMARAGQNPQALATLHAAEPVAGNSPELIGVIAAAYQQAGDPNRALGLVRSAMNAAPGNTDLLLQYAGILSATHQEAELGSVMRRLAAMPLTPQQRTDFGNLNLGIVIKQCDTVRQRGDLASAYDVIAPWLAAMPDNPDLQAALGRLYTSAGDDRNALASYRVALQRKPDDLDLVQAAIPAAVGAKQFSYAETLANQALRAAPGDPAVLATVGRMYRAEGKLSLAQTYLQRSLVAANTPLMANAPRTPASNVPRGWEVAMRRIGATPLPGTNPFEGKTATVTPSDADAAALAGGNYSAARAALPYSQSSLPTQTVPNYPPPTQPAPYVAPYSAPAQPYAPNAAPATLPYNAPRPAVNSGGYGQDTYGSSQSGAPLQPYPGQGAAPGAYQQQAPQQAQVPQQPQQPYNAGYAQPQSGYAQPQQPYNGGYAQQQPYPQQAPDGYAATPWPMSPAAREAQANGGSMQTQPYAPYGSTAKRTTTKKQTTAKNKRASTTYAQAPYGQQQGYPQQQGYYAQQPYPQQQQGYAQQPYQPYPPQQQGYGQPYQPQPPQAYPNQGYYGQQQPYIPQPPTGYAQAYYPQQGAADGSNYAPSNVANTQTLGVAEELAQVNREQSSSVSGGIVFRNRSGEDGLSTLTDIEAPVQGRIKAGNGHIVVTATPVTLDAGTAAGSTSTLARFGAGLSNNTSATAAIAGSNTYGSQTASGVGLSLGYENRSVSADVGVTPLGFPQKNIVGGAQYNGAITDKVTYSLAIARRAVTDSLLSYAGARDAGSGLEWGGVTSNGGLASLAWDDGTSGLYVNASFQHYMGQNVQSNNSYKGGGGVYTRLLKDADQTLTVGVNTTLMTYNNNLSYFTYGQGGYFSPQQYMILNLPVEWMGRNGAFTYDVKGSIGVQHYREDASNYFPQNPDMQRNAAGFAQLVGSTVDSGAVYPGQSKTGVSYSLSAVGEYQLAPQLAFGATASLGNAYEYREWLAAIYVRYSFSKQTGLQPFPPTPLTSPYLSLSN; encoded by the coding sequence ATGCGACTGAGCGCCCTCGCGTTGTCACTGCGCTACGCGCTGAGCGTCACGGCCGTCTGCTATGTGGCGATGGCCGCGCCCGACGCGCTCGCGCAAGCACCGAAAGATCCGTTGAGCGTGCTGATCGATCAGGGCAAGTACTGGCAGTCGCATCAGCGCGGCGACCTCGCCGAGCAGGCGTGGCTGAAAGTGCTGCGCCTCGATCCGAAACAGCCCGACGCGCTCTACGGGATGGGCATGGTGCTCGCCGACCGCAAGGACGGCGCGGGCGCGCAGCAATATCTGGCGCGCCTGAAAGCGGTCGCGCCGAGCTATCCGAATCTGGATGAACTCGGCCGCCGGCTCGGCGAATCGAGTCTGCGCGACCAGACCGTGAACGACGCGCGGCGCCTCGCGCAAAGCGGCCAGAGCGCGAGCGCGGTGCAGGAGTATCAGCGCGCGCTCGCCGGCAAACCGGCCACGCCCGAACTGCAGCTGGAGTACTACCAGGCGCTGTCGGCGACGCCGCAGGGTTGGGACCAGGCGCGCCGCGGCCTCGAACAGCTCGCGCGCGACAACCCCGACGACCCGCGCTATGCCCTCGCCTACGCGCAGCATCTGACCTATCGCGACGTGACGCGGCGCGACGGCATCGCGCGCCTGCAGAAACTGGCGACGGACAACACGGTCGGCGCATCCGCGAAAAAGAGCTGGCGCCAGGCGTTGCTGTGGCTCGACGCGCGTCCTTCGGACTCCGCGCTGTACGAGTCGTATCTGCAAAGCGCCGGCGACGACGCCGCCGTCAAGGCGCGCTTCGATTCGATGGTGCAGCAGGACAAGGCGGCCCGCGAACGCGCGCAGGAAAACGCCGCGACCGACGCGCGCGGCCGCACCATCGCCGACGGCTTCGCCGCGCTCGACAAGGACGACGTCGCGACCGCCCGCGCGAAATTTTCCGCGGTGCTCGCCACCAGTCCGAACGACGCGGACGCGCTCGGCGGCATGGGCGTCGCCGCGCTGAAGCAGGAGCATTTCGCCGAGGCACGCAACTATCTGGAGCGCGCGTCGCGCAGCGGCAATCCCGCGCGCTGGAAAACCGCGCTCGACAGCGCGACCTACTGGACCTACACCAGCGACGCGATCGGCGCGCGCAGCAACGGCGAGTTCGCGAAGGCGAAGTCGCTGTTCGAGCGCGCGATCGCGATGAATCCGTCCGATGTCACCGCCCAGGTGCTGCTCGGCGAGATGCTGCTCGCCAACGGCGACCCGAGCGGCGCCGAACAGGCGTACCGGATGGCGCTGCGCCGTCAGGCCGACAACCCCGACGCGGTGCGCGGACTGGTCGGCGCGCTCGCCGCGCAGGGTCGCGGCGACGAGGCGCTGCAATTCGCCAATCAGTTGAACGCCGAACAGCAGACCAAGGCCGGCGGCATCAACCGTCTGCGTGGCGAAGCGCAGGCGGCCCAGGCGCGCGCCGCCGAAGCGCGCGGCGACCTCGGCAGCGCGCGCAGCCTGTTCGAGGACGCGCTGCTGAATACGCCCGACGACCCGTGGCTGCGTCTCGATCTCGCGCGCATCTACGTGCGCCAGGGCGCGGTCGCGAACGCGCGCAGCATGATGGACGGCCTGCTCGCCGCGCATCCCGACATGACCGACGCGCTGTATGCGAGCGCGTTGCTGTCGGCGGAAACCCAGGACTGGTCGGCGGGTCTTGCGCAGCTCGAACGGATTCCGGCCGCGCAGCGCACCGACGCGATGACGACCTTGCAGCATCGGCTGTGGGTGCATCAGCAGGCCGATCTCGCGACGCGCATGGCGCGCGCCGGCCAGAACCCGCAGGCGCTGGCGACGCTGCATGCGGCCGAACCGGTCGCCGGCAACAGTCCCGAACTGATCGGCGTGATCGCCGCCGCCTACCAGCAGGCCGGCGACCCGAACCGCGCGCTCGGCCTCGTGCGCAGCGCGATGAACGCGGCGCCGGGCAACACCGATCTGTTGCTGCAATACGCGGGCATTCTGTCGGCCACGCATCAGGAAGCCGAACTCGGCTCGGTGATGCGCCGCCTCGCCGCGATGCCATTGACGCCGCAACAGCGCACCGATTTCGGCAATCTGAATCTCGGCATCGTCATCAAGCAGTGCGATACGGTGCGTCAGCGCGGCGACCTCGCCAGCGCGTACGACGTGATCGCGCCGTGGCTCGCGGCCATGCCGGACAACCCCGATCTGCAGGCCGCGCTCGGCCGTCTCTATACCAGCGCGGGCGACGATCGCAACGCGCTCGCCAGCTACCGCGTCGCGTTGCAACGCAAGCCCGACGACCTCGATCTGGTGCAGGCGGCGATTCCCGCCGCGGTCGGCGCGAAGCAGTTCAGCTACGCCGAGACGCTCGCGAATCAGGCGCTGCGCGCGGCGCCCGGCGATCCGGCCGTGCTCGCCACGGTCGGCCGCATGTATCGCGCGGAAGGCAAGCTGTCGCTCGCGCAGACGTATCTGCAACGCTCGCTGGTCGCCGCCAATACGCCGCTGATGGCCAACGCGCCGCGCACGCCGGCGAGCAACGTGCCGCGCGGCTGGGAAGTGGCGATGCGCCGGATCGGCGCGACGCCGCTGCCGGGCACCAATCCGTTCGAAGGCAAAACCGCTACCGTCACCCCGTCCGACGCCGACGCCGCCGCGCTGGCCGGCGGCAATTACTCCGCCGCGCGCGCCGCGCTTCCGTACTCGCAGTCTTCCTTGCCGACACAGACCGTGCCGAACTATCCGCCGCCCACGCAGCCCGCGCCGTACGTCGCGCCTTATTCGGCGCCCGCGCAGCCTTATGCGCCGAACGCCGCGCCCGCCACCCTGCCGTACAACGCCCCGCGTCCCGCCGTGAATTCGGGCGGGTATGGTCAGGACACTTACGGGTCGAGCCAGTCGGGCGCGCCGTTGCAGCCGTATCCGGGACAGGGGGCGGCGCCGGGGGCTTATCAGCAGCAAGCGCCGCAGCAGGCACAGGTGCCGCAGCAGCCGCAGCAGCCGTATAACGCGGGGTATGCGCAGCCGCAGTCCGGTTACGCGCAGCCGCAGCAGCCGTATAACGGCGGCTATGCGCAGCAGCAGCCGTATCCGCAGCAGGCGCCGGACGGCTACGCCGCCACGCCCTGGCCGATGTCGCCGGCTGCGCGCGAAGCGCAGGCCAACGGCGGATCGATGCAGACGCAACCGTATGCGCCGTACGGTTCGACGGCAAAACGCACCACGACTAAAAAGCAGACCACCGCGAAGAACAAACGCGCTTCGACGACATACGCCCAGGCGCCCTACGGGCAACAGCAAGGTTATCCGCAGCAGCAGGGTTATTACGCCCAGCAGCCGTATCCGCAGCAACAACAGGGTTACGCGCAACAGCCGTATCAACCGTACCCGCCGCAGCAGCAAGGCTACGGGCAGCCGTACCAGCCGCAACCGCCGCAGGCCTATCCGAATCAGGGCTACTACGGGCAGCAGCAGCCGTACATTCCGCAGCCGCCGACCGGTTATGCGCAGGCGTACTACCCGCAGCAAGGCGCCGCGGACGGCAGCAACTACGCGCCGTCGAACGTGGCGAACACGCAGACGCTCGGCGTCGCGGAAGAACTCGCGCAGGTCAATCGCGAGCAGTCGAGCAGCGTGTCCGGCGGGATCGTGTTCCGCAACCGCTCCGGCGAGGACGGCCTGTCCACTCTCACCGACATCGAAGCGCCGGTGCAGGGACGCATCAAGGCGGGCAACGGCCACATCGTCGTGACGGCCACGCCCGTCACGCTCGACGCGGGTACGGCGGCCGGCAGCACGTCGACGCTCGCGCGCTTCGGCGCGGGTCTGTCGAACAACACGTCGGCCACCGCGGCGATCGCCGGCAGCAATACGTACGGCAGCCAGACCGCGAGCGGCGTGGGCCTGTCGCTCGGCTACGAGAACCGCAGCGTCAGCGCCGACGTCGGCGTGACGCCGCTCGGCTTCCCGCAGAAGAACATCGTCGGCGGCGCGCAGTACAACGGCGCGATCACCGACAAGGTCACCTACTCGCTCGCGATCGCGCGCCGTGCGGTGACCGACAGTCTGCTGTCGTACGCGGGTGCACGCGATGCGGGCTCGGGCCTCGAATGGGGCGGCGTCACGTCGAACGGCGGCCTCGCGAGCCTCGCGTGGGACGACGGCACGAGCGGGCTGTATGTGAACGCGTCGTTCCAGCACTACATGGGCCAGAACGTCCAGAGCAACAACTCGTACAAGGGCGGCGGCGGCGTTTATACGCGTCTGTTGAAGGACGCCGATCAAACGCTCACGGTCGGCGTGAACACGACGCTGATGACGTACAACAACAACCTGTCGTACTTCACGTACGGGCAAGGCGGTTACTTCAGTCCGCAGCAGTACATGATCCTGAACCTGCCGGTCGAATGGATGGGCCGCAACGGCGCGTTTACTTACGACGTGAAGGGTTCGATCGGCGTGCAGCACTATCGTGAAGATGCATCGAACTACTTCCCGCAGAACCCGGATATGCAACGAAATGCGGCGGGATTCGCGCAACTGGTCGGCTCGACCGTGGACAGCGGCGCGGTTTATCCTGGCCAGAGCAAGACCGGCGTGTCGTATTCGTTGAGCGCCGTCGGCGAGTATCAACTCGCGCCGCAACTGGCGTTCGGCGCGACCGCGTCGCTCGGCAATGCGTATGAATACCGCGAGTGGCTTGCGGCGATTTACGTGCGTTATAGCTTCAGCAAGCAGACCGGCTTGCAGCCGTTCCCGCCGACGCCGCTGACTTCGCCTTATCTGTCGTTGTCGAATTGA
- a CDS encoding DUF2252 domain-containing protein produces the protein MPKKTSPRSKLPKPDARQALLITRRNARMARSAHAYVRGNTGKFYEWLDGMESHTLPEGPAIWICGDCHTGNLGPVADAQGRVEIQIRDLDQTVIGNPAHDLIRLGLSLATAARGSDLPGVTTVRMMEALADGYERAFDEAAGDADIHAEKPEAVRVVMKEAVRRSWRHLAEERIEDIEPSIPLGARFWPLGKSERREIGKLFEKGSLVRLATMLRGAGDDADVDVLDAAYWVKGCSSLGRLRYAVLLDIDGAAMEGDDLCLIDIKEAAQAAAPRYPGVRMPRDNAERVVEGARHLSPSLGERMRAARLQDRAVVIRELLPQDMKLTIEQLTRDEAMKAARFLALVVGNAHARQMDSVERKAWLTELRRNRSKTLDAPGWLWKSIVELVSSHSAGYLEHCRRYATERRDT, from the coding sequence ATGCCGAAGAAAACATCCCCACGCAGCAAACTCCCGAAACCCGACGCCCGCCAGGCGCTGCTCATCACGCGCCGCAACGCACGCATGGCGCGCTCGGCGCACGCCTACGTACGCGGCAACACCGGCAAGTTCTACGAATGGCTCGACGGCATGGAGAGTCACACCTTGCCGGAGGGCCCCGCGATCTGGATCTGCGGCGATTGCCACACCGGCAATCTCGGCCCGGTCGCCGATGCGCAAGGTCGCGTCGAAATCCAGATTCGCGATCTCGATCAGACCGTGATCGGCAACCCGGCGCACGATCTGATCCGCCTTGGCCTCTCGCTGGCGACGGCTGCACGCGGCTCCGATCTGCCCGGCGTAACGACGGTGCGCATGATGGAAGCGCTCGCGGACGGCTACGAGCGCGCGTTCGACGAAGCCGCCGGCGACGCCGACATCCACGCGGAAAAACCCGAGGCGGTGCGCGTGGTGATGAAGGAGGCGGTGCGCCGCTCATGGCGTCATCTGGCGGAGGAGCGGATCGAAGACATCGAACCGAGCATCCCGCTCGGCGCGCGCTTCTGGCCGCTGGGCAAGAGCGAGCGGCGCGAGATCGGCAAGCTGTTCGAGAAAGGCTCGCTGGTACGGCTTGCGACCATGCTGCGCGGCGCGGGCGACGATGCCGACGTCGACGTCCTCGACGCCGCATATTGGGTCAAAGGCTGCAGCTCGCTGGGACGCTTGCGTTACGCGGTGCTGCTCGACATCGACGGCGCCGCGATGGAGGGCGACGACCTCTGCCTGATCGACATCAAGGAAGCGGCGCAGGCCGCGGCGCCGCGCTATCCCGGCGTGCGGATGCCGCGCGATAACGCCGAGCGGGTGGTGGAGGGCGCGCGGCATCTGTCGCCATCGCTGGGCGAACGGATGCGGGCGGCGCGTCTGCAGGACCGCGCGGTGGTGATTCGCGAGTTGCTGCCGCAGGACATGAAGCTGACCATCGAACAGCTGACCCGCGACGAAGCGATGAAGGCGGCACGCTTTCTCGCGCTGGTAGTGGGTAACGCGCACGCGCGGCAGATGGATAGCGTCGAACGCAAAGCCTGGCTGACCGAACTGCGGCGCAATCGCTCGAAGACCCTGGATGCGCCCGGCTGGCTCTGGAAAAGCATCGTCGAACTGGTGAGCAGTCACTCGGCCGGCTATCTGGAACATTGCCGGCGTTACGCGACCGAACGCCGGGATACCTGA
- a CDS encoding DUF72 domain-containing protein, whose protein sequence is MDILCGTAGWTDKTLIACKRFYPRGSNSAEARLRFYASQFPLVEVDSAYYAMPSASNAQLWTERTPDGFTFNFKAFRLFTGHQTSPDALPKDIAMALPAGIVGPRKKNVYYRDLPADILDELWRRYREALEPLRLSGRLGAVLFQFAPWITRAPEGVALVDECRSRMAGYLIAAEFRNQSWFDAEHVAWSLEFLRERGIVHVIVDAPPDVTNRVHTVWEVTHPELAMVRLHGRNTQTWSATGAASAADRFDYDYSEEELRELAEPIRAIATKAGRTHVIFNNCFEDQGQRNARVLGGILGVLRG, encoded by the coding sequence ATGGACATCCTCTGCGGCACCGCCGGTTGGACCGATAAGACGCTGATCGCCTGCAAGCGCTTCTACCCGCGCGGCAGTAATAGCGCCGAAGCGCGTCTGCGGTTTTACGCGTCGCAATTCCCGCTGGTCGAAGTCGATTCCGCTTATTACGCGATGCCTTCGGCCAGCAACGCGCAGTTGTGGACCGAGCGCACGCCTGATGGATTCACGTTCAATTTCAAGGCGTTCCGGTTGTTCACCGGACACCAGACCTCGCCGGATGCGCTACCCAAGGACATTGCGATGGCGTTGCCCGCGGGTATCGTCGGCCCCCGCAAAAAGAACGTGTACTACCGCGATCTGCCCGCCGATATCCTCGATGAATTGTGGCGCCGCTATCGCGAAGCGCTTGAACCGTTGCGCTTGAGTGGCCGGCTCGGCGCGGTGCTGTTTCAGTTCGCGCCGTGGATTACGCGCGCGCCAGAGGGTGTTGCGCTTGTCGATGAATGCAGAAGCCGTATGGCGGGCTATCTGATCGCTGCGGAGTTTCGCAATCAGTCATGGTTCGATGCGGAGCATGTGGCATGGTCGCTGGAATTTCTGCGTGAACGCGGCATCGTGCATGTGATCGTCGATGCGCCGCCGGATGTGACGAATCGCGTGCATACGGTGTGGGAAGTGACGCATCCTGAGTTGGCGATGGTGCGATTGCATGGACGCAATACGCAAACGTGGAGCGCGACGGGCGCAGCGAGCGCGGCGGATCGGTTTGATTACGATTACAGCGAGGAGGAGTTGCGTGAGCTTGCGGAGCCGATTCGGGCGATTGCGACGAAGGCCGGAAGGACACATGTGATTTTTAATAACTGCTTTGAGGATCAGGGACAGAGGAATGCGAGAGTGTTGGGGGGGATTTTGGGGGTGCTACGGGGTTGA